A portion of the Halogeometricum sp. S1BR25-6 genome contains these proteins:
- a CDS encoding alpha/beta hydrolase: MHADEIHPQARAAMASQVDLSRLRRFGPKPLRLLARVANRWENRNPPEVGDVTDRTVPGPAGAIPVRVYRPRGGGPSPTVVFFHGGGFVLRSLESHDVLCRRLVRESDCTVVSVDYRLAPEHPFPAAVEDAYAATEWTAENADRLDSDGGLAVAGDSAGGTLAAVVSLMAADRGGPDVDHQTLVYPAVGANERRESVERHAGTVLSKEDLAWFRDCYFESDVDRRNPYADPMHARDCSGVAPATVVTAGFDPLRDGGAAYAERLVSEGISVRFENYEDMVHGFATMYEVDRSRELVADVAADLREAFESKSESESKSDTAGGGDA, encoded by the coding sequence GTGCACGCAGACGAGATTCACCCGCAGGCGCGGGCGGCGATGGCGTCGCAGGTCGACCTCTCGCGCCTCAGGCGCTTCGGTCCGAAACCGCTGCGGTTGCTGGCGCGGGTCGCGAACCGGTGGGAGAACCGGAACCCGCCGGAGGTGGGCGACGTCACCGACCGGACGGTTCCCGGCCCCGCGGGAGCGATTCCGGTCCGCGTCTACCGCCCGCGCGGCGGCGGGCCGTCCCCGACGGTCGTATTCTTCCACGGCGGCGGGTTCGTGCTCAGAAGTTTGGAGAGCCACGACGTCCTCTGCCGTCGACTCGTCCGGGAGAGCGACTGCACCGTGGTCTCGGTGGACTACCGCCTCGCGCCCGAACACCCCTTCCCCGCCGCCGTCGAGGACGCCTACGCTGCGACGGAGTGGACCGCGGAGAACGCCGACCGTCTCGACTCCGACGGCGGACTGGCCGTCGCCGGCGACAGCGCCGGGGGGACGCTCGCGGCCGTCGTGTCGCTGATGGCCGCCGACCGGGGCGGTCCGGACGTCGACCACCAAACGCTCGTCTACCCCGCCGTGGGTGCGAACGAGCGACGCGAGTCCGTCGAGCGACACGCCGGAACGGTGCTGTCGAAGGAGGACTTAGCGTGGTTCCGCGACTGCTACTTCGAGAGCGACGTCGACCGGAGGAACCCGTACGCCGACCCGATGCACGCCCGCGATTGCTCGGGCGTCGCGCCGGCGACGGTGGTCACGGCCGGGTTCGACCCGTTGCGCGACGGCGGGGCGGCCTACGCCGAGCGACTGGTGAGCGAGGGCATCTCCGTCCGCTTCGAGAACTACGAAGACATGGTCCACGGGTTCGCCACGATGTACGAGGTTGACCGCTCGCGCGAACTCGTCGCCGACGTGGCCGCCGACCTGCGCGAAGCGTTCGAGTCGAAGTCGGAGTCGGAGTCGAAGTCGGATACCGCGGGCGGCGGCGACGCGTAG
- a CDS encoding S26 family signal peptidase has product MADDSGSARRDSPRPRSGSGSRPRVPRYVRDVAQTLGAVVLVGALLFALTGIWPPMVAVESPSMEPHIDTGDMVVVSDVNRYVAAAADENGIVTQARADGYTRFSEGGDVVVYMPPDRRGLSSPIIHRVRFHVEAGENWYDRADPDSVGAGVDDCAELANCPAPHAGYITKGDNNARYDQVGVDPIAPPVRAEWVRAKAQVRVPLLGWIRLVLAGTV; this is encoded by the coding sequence ATGGCCGACGATTCCGGTTCCGCCCGCCGCGACTCTCCCCGTCCCCGTTCGGGTTCCGGCTCCCGCCCTCGCGTCCCGCGCTACGTCCGCGACGTGGCCCAGACGCTCGGCGCCGTCGTCCTCGTCGGCGCCCTCCTGTTCGCGCTGACGGGCATCTGGCCGCCGATGGTCGCCGTCGAGAGTCCGAGCATGGAACCGCACATCGACACCGGCGACATGGTCGTCGTCTCGGACGTGAACCGCTACGTCGCCGCCGCCGCCGACGAGAACGGCATCGTGACGCAGGCGCGAGCGGATGGCTACACCCGGTTCTCCGAGGGCGGCGACGTCGTCGTCTACATGCCGCCCGACCGCCGAGGGCTCTCCTCGCCCATCATCCACCGGGTTCGCTTCCACGTCGAGGCGGGCGAGAACTGGTACGACAGGGCCGACCCCGACTCCGTGGGGGCCGGCGTGGACGACTGTGCGGAACTGGCGAACTGTCCCGCGCCGCACGCGGGGTACATCACGAAGGGGGACAACAACGCCAGGTACGACCAAGTCGGCGTCGACCCCATCGCGCCCCCGGTGCGGGCGGAGTGGGTTCGCGCGAAGGCGCAGGTTCGGGTGCCGCTGCTCGGGTGGATTCGCCTCGTCCTCGCCGGAACGGTCTGA
- a CDS encoding cation diffusion facilitator family transporter, with the protein MSGNRRRVVRRVGLIVLVVNVVLALAKGGVWWATGSLAVGSEAVNSAADTAYSLIVLAGLYLTTQPPDFQHPHGHERIEPFVSLFVAVGVFAAGAGVLWNATTTVLNGSYGGATGGLLSVGVLVASAGVKYGLYRYCRRVGETHRSPAIVATAMDNRNDILTAAAALVGVVGASLGVPVLEPVAAGVVSLGIIYTGYEIVRDNVNYLVGAAPDDELTAEILSTALEHPRVEGAHDVVAHYVGPEVDVSLHIEVEGDMTLFEAHDIESEVVTAIREIPEVDDVFVHVDPKELGEWKEDERATRLFERRTGEK; encoded by the coding sequence ATGAGCGGAAACCGGCGCCGGGTCGTCCGACGAGTGGGCCTCATCGTCCTCGTGGTGAACGTCGTGCTGGCCCTCGCGAAGGGCGGCGTCTGGTGGGCGACTGGCAGTCTCGCCGTCGGATCCGAGGCGGTCAACAGCGCGGCCGACACGGCCTACAGCCTCATCGTCCTCGCCGGTCTCTACCTGACGACGCAACCCCCCGACTTCCAGCACCCGCACGGCCACGAGCGCATCGAACCGTTCGTCTCCCTGTTCGTCGCCGTCGGCGTGTTCGCCGCCGGCGCGGGCGTCCTCTGGAACGCCACCACCACGGTTCTGAACGGCTCGTACGGCGGCGCGACCGGAGGACTCCTCAGCGTCGGCGTCCTCGTCGCCTCCGCCGGCGTCAAGTACGGCCTCTACCGCTACTGCCGGCGCGTCGGCGAGACCCACCGCTCCCCGGCCATCGTGGCGACGGCGATGGACAACCGCAACGACATCCTCACCGCCGCCGCCGCCCTCGTCGGCGTCGTCGGCGCGAGCCTCGGCGTCCCCGTCCTCGAACCCGTCGCCGCGGGCGTCGTCTCCCTCGGCATCATCTACACCGGCTACGAGATCGTCCGCGACAACGTGAACTACCTCGTCGGCGCCGCGCCGGACGACGAACTGACCGCCGAGATACTCTCGACCGCCCTCGAACACCCGCGCGTCGAGGGGGCGCACGACGTGGTCGCCCACTACGTCGGCCCCGAGGTGGACGTGAGCCTCCACATCGAGGTTGAGGGCGACATGACGCTGTTCGAGGCGCACGACATCGAGTCGGAGGTGGTGACGGCCATCCGCGAGATTCCCGAGGTGGACGACGTGTTCGTCCACGTCGACCCGAAGGAACTCGGCGAGTGGAAGGAGGACGAGCGGGCGACCCGACTGTTCGAGAGGCGGACCGGCGAGAAGTAA
- a CDS encoding HIT family protein, translating into MDQIFAPWRIDWVERDDDGDGDDGCPFCALPEADDDGESRIVARTEHSFVLLNNYPYNPGHAMVIPYRHTGSWGDLTDAELLDHAKLKTRTLDALDAALDPDAANAGENLGGGPSGGSIDDHLHTHVVPRWGGDTNFMPVVGDTKVIVEALDDTYERLRGAFAEQSGADVDGEDDAVFLDFDAGTEYDG; encoded by the coding sequence ATGGACCAGATATTCGCGCCGTGGCGCATCGACTGGGTCGAACGCGACGACGACGGAGACGGGGACGACGGCTGTCCGTTCTGCGCGCTTCCGGAGGCCGACGACGACGGGGAGAGCCGTATCGTCGCCCGGACCGAGCACTCGTTCGTCCTCCTGAACAACTACCCGTACAACCCCGGGCACGCGATGGTCATCCCGTACCGACACACCGGGTCGTGGGGCGACCTGACCGACGCGGAACTGCTCGACCACGCGAAACTGAAGACGCGGACGCTGGACGCCCTCGACGCGGCGCTCGACCCCGACGCCGCCAACGCCGGCGAGAACCTCGGCGGCGGCCCCTCCGGCGGGTCCATCGACGACCACCTGCACACGCACGTCGTGCCGCGGTGGGGCGGCGACACGAACTTCATGCCCGTCGTCGGCGACACGAAGGTCATCGTGGAAGCCCTCGACGACACGTACGAGCGACTCCGCGGGGCGTTCGCCGAGCAGTCGGGCGCGGACGTCGACGGCGAGGACGACGCCGTCTTTCTCGACTTCGATGCGGGCACCGAGTACGACGGGTAG
- the map gene encoding type II methionyl aminopeptidase, with translation MSIGPLDEETAEKYREAGSVLREVLDETAEMVEPGATHLEVAEHAEERIYELADGCAFPVNISVDEEASHASPGRDDDTEFDDEMVCLDCGVHVDGYIADAAATVDLSGNDELVEAAEEALDAALDAVGPGVQTGEVGAEIEDVIRGYGYTPVLNLSGHGVEQWDAHTGPNIPNRGTERGVELEVGDVVAIEPFATTGSGKVTEGSKEEIYSLERDRSVRNRSARQVLEQVNEEYKTLPFASRWIDVPRSDIAIKRLEQQGVLHGYPVLKEDDGELVSQAEHTVIVTEDGCEIITE, from the coding sequence ATGAGCATCGGACCCCTCGACGAGGAGACGGCCGAGAAGTACCGCGAGGCCGGCAGCGTCCTCCGCGAGGTTCTCGACGAGACGGCCGAGATGGTCGAACCGGGCGCGACGCACCTCGAAGTCGCAGAGCACGCCGAGGAGCGTATCTACGAACTCGCCGACGGCTGTGCGTTCCCCGTCAATATCAGCGTCGACGAGGAGGCGTCGCACGCCTCGCCCGGCCGCGACGACGACACCGAGTTCGACGACGAGATGGTCTGTCTGGACTGCGGCGTCCACGTCGACGGCTACATCGCCGACGCCGCGGCGACGGTCGACCTCTCGGGCAACGACGAACTGGTCGAGGCGGCCGAAGAAGCGCTGGACGCCGCCCTCGACGCCGTCGGTCCCGGCGTCCAGACGGGCGAAGTCGGCGCGGAGATAGAGGACGTCATCCGCGGCTACGGCTACACGCCCGTCCTAAACCTCTCGGGGCACGGCGTCGAGCAGTGGGACGCCCACACGGGGCCGAACATCCCCAACCGCGGCACCGAACGCGGCGTCGAACTCGAAGTCGGCGACGTGGTCGCCATCGAACCGTTCGCCACGACGGGGTCCGGCAAGGTCACGGAGGGCTCCAAGGAGGAGATTTACAGCCTCGAACGGGACCGTTCGGTCCGAAACCGCTCGGCGCGGCAGGTGTTAGAGCAGGTGAACGAGGAGTACAAGACGCTCCCGTTCGCCTCGCGGTGGATAGACGTCCCCCGCTCGGACATCGCCATCAAGCGGCTCGAACAGCAGGGCGTCCTCCACGGCTACCCCGTCCTGAAAGAGGACGACGGCGAACTCGTGAGTCAGGCCGAACACACCGTCATCGTCACCGAGGACGGCTGCGAAATCATCACCGAGTAG
- a CDS encoding metallophosphoesterase family protein, whose protein sequence is MSAPEFGADVPHRRVDADDWNEIYVVGDVHGCRAELERLLDELGVTDDDLVVFVGDLVRKGPDSEGVVSLVRNAENMLTVRGNNEEKLIRGDKHLDELSDEQIAWIRNLPVAISWADALVVHGGVDPRKPLSEHSLEELETFRKFEDDGEKSYWWEVHSGPQRVFFGHTPLAAPVYRRYAVGLDTGCVYGNELTAYDWRADEFVVVEPETTVEERAESKWVEPADTPAPAQ, encoded by the coding sequence ATGAGTGCACCCGAGTTCGGCGCGGACGTACCTCACCGGCGGGTCGACGCGGACGACTGGAACGAAATCTACGTCGTCGGCGACGTGCACGGCTGCCGCGCGGAGTTAGAGCGGTTGCTCGACGAACTCGGCGTCACCGACGACGACCTCGTGGTGTTCGTCGGCGACCTCGTCCGAAAGGGACCCGACAGCGAGGGCGTCGTCTCGCTCGTCCGGAACGCGGAGAACATGCTGACCGTTCGCGGCAACAACGAGGAGAAACTCATCCGCGGCGACAAGCACCTCGACGAACTCTCCGACGAGCAGATAGCGTGGATTCGGAACCTGCCGGTCGCCATCTCGTGGGCGGACGCGCTCGTCGTCCACGGCGGCGTCGACCCGCGGAAGCCCCTCTCGGAGCACTCGCTCGAAGAACTGGAGACGTTCCGGAAGTTCGAGGACGACGGTGAGAAGTCCTACTGGTGGGAGGTCCACAGCGGCCCCCAGCGCGTCTTCTTCGGTCACACTCCCCTGGCGGCGCCCGTCTACCGCCGGTACGCCGTCGGCCTCGATACCGGGTGCGTCTACGGCAACGAACTCACCGCCTACGACTGGCGCGCCGACGAGTTCGTCGTCGTCGAACCCGAGACGACCGTCGAGGAGCGCGCCGAGTCGAAGTGGGTCGAACCCGCCGACACCCCCGCCCCCGCGCAGTAG